From Balneola sp. MJW-20:
TTCATGGATTTTTCCACTCGCGTTTTCAGGCTGCTTACATCATAAGCAGTATCATTGCCGGCTTCAGCATTCATGATGGTTTGTACCATCGACTGAAGATTATTCAGTCCGGACTCTGCTCCGGACAGCGCCTCCTCTGAAAAATCGGTAGTGCTGCGATAATGGCTTTGCAGTAAAAAGAAGCGTATCACCTGGGGTGACCAGGAACGGCTGAGAAGTTTATGGTCTCCGGTAAAGAATTCCCGCAGATTGATCGCATTACCAAGCGATTTACCCATTTTCTGACCTTCAAGGGTAACCATGTTATTATGAAGCCAGTATTTTACAAAGGGTTTGTTATAGGCGCCTTCAGACTGAGCGATCTCGCATTCATGATGAGGAAATTGATTTTCCAGTCCGCCCCCGTGTATGTCAAAACTCTCACCCAGGTACCGGGTGCTCATAGCAGAACATTCAATATGCCAACCGGGATATCCGACGCTCCAGGGTGAATCCCATTGCATAAGATGACCGTCCTCAGCTTTTTTCCAGAGAGCAAAATCTTCAGGGTTCTTTTTATCACTGGCTGTATCTACCCGTGTTCCGCTTTCGGCGTCTTCGGTCTTTCTTCCGCTCAGTTTTCCATAGTCTTCATCAGATGAAACGTCAAAATAGACATTTCCATCTGCGTCATAAGCATGTCCGTTCTCTATCAGTTTTTCGATCATGCTGATCTGTTCCGGGATGTGACCGGTTGCTCTGGGAGCTATGTCAGGTCTTAGAACATTAAGCGCATCCATGTCGCGGAAATAGGACTGGGTGTATTTCTCCGCGATCTCCATAGGTTCCAGCTGTTCGATACGTGCTTGTTTACCTAGTTTGTCTTCACCTTCCTCCGCGTCTCCAACCAGATGTCCCACATCTGTGATATTCTGTACATAACGGACCTTGTAATCGAGGTACCTCAGATACCGAAGAATAAGATCAAAAGATACATAACTTTTAGCATGTCCCAGATGAGCATCCCCGTAAACGGTTGGCCCGCAGACATACATGCCCACATGAGGTGGATTCAAAGGCTCAAAGAGTACCTTTTGTCGATCCAGTGTGTTGTATACGTGAAGCTTATCCTGATCAGCCAAAACCTTAAGTTAGATCTGTATCTTTGGTTATAAAATCGATGAATTTACGTTGTACATCCTCTTTCTTGAATGCACCTCTGAATTCAGTAGTAATTGTACTGCTGCTCATGTCACGGATCCCGCGAAGTCCTACACATAAATGCTTACTATCTATGAATACCGCTACATCGTCGGTTTCAAGGGCTTCTGCCAGATCATCAGCGATCTGCAGGGTAAGTCTCTCCTGTACCTGAGGTCGCTGAGAGTAGTAATCCACAATACGATTGATCTTGGACAGACCGATCACTTTTCCACTTGAGATGTATGCTACATGAGCCTTGCCTATAAACGGAAGGAAGTGGTGTTCACAAAAAGAATTGACCCTGATATTCTTCTCGATTACCATATCCTGGTAATCATAATTATTGTTGAATTTCCTTGCGATCGGTCGGTTTTCGGGGTCAAGTCCGCTGAAGATCTCTTCGACATACATCTTAGCTACCCGGTAGGGGGTGCCTTTTAAACTGTCATCTTTAAGGTCGAGACCCAGTGTATGCATGATCTGAGCAAAGTGATCCTGTATGATCTCGATCTTTTCATCGTTGCTGAGATCAAATGCATCCTCACGTAACGGTGTCAGGTCTGAGGAAGCAATATGGTCCTCACCCATTTCTTCAGCTGTTATTTTATCTAAATCCAATGTATTGTCTGTAATATTGAAATTGATTCATGGAGAACAGGATAACCCGTTCGGATTCTCAAGAACAGAATCCTAAATTTAAGGGTTCCTCATATTAATTAATAGTGTCAGGAAACTGCCTTGTATCAATGATTTAAAGGTTTTTAGTAAAAGGAAATCAAAACCATAAGTATCCGGAGCATGATCAAACATATTGTAATGTGGAAATTAAAGGATAACGCGGCAGGATCGGATAAAGCCGAGAATGCAAAACGGATGAAAAATAAGCTGGAAGCTCTGCAGGATAAGATCAGTGAATTGCATAAAATTGAAGTGGGGATCACCATGCTTGAACAGGATGGTGAGAGTATCTCCGATATTGTTCTTACCACTGAGTTCAAGACGCAATCAGACCTTAAAACCTACGCAGTACATCCTGCGCACCAGGAGGTGGTGAATTTTATTAAAGAAGTAGTTTCAGAAAGGCGAGTGGTAGATTATATCCTATGACAGAGGATGCTGAACCATATCCCATCGACGGGGTGCTGGATCTGCATCTCTTCCGGCCTTCCGATATCGGAGACCTCATTCCGGAGTATATTTCCGAATGCATAAATAACAATATCTATTCAATAAGGATCATACACGGGAAAGGGAAAGGAGTGCTCAGACGCACGGTACATTCTTTACTCGAGCGTGATGAGAGGGTGGATTCATACCGGCTGGCTTCCGACCGCAGCAGCTGGGGTGCTACTCTGGCTGAGTTAAAAAAATAGTTGAAGGACCTGTTTCTGATCAGTTAATAACACATTACTAAGTGCCTGTTATGTATGTAAATGTGTTTATAAATAATCTGCTTCACCAGAGAAATATTAAAATTTTGTAACATTAATTGATCCCGGACCTCTTGCGAGAAATAACAGGGCGCGGTTCGTGGATGAGATATAGCAGTCTTTTTTTTGGTTTCATTTTGATGGTAGGTTCAGTTTCTCTCAAGGCTCAGGGAGTGAAGCAGTCCTTTGGCGAGGATGCGTTCAGGGTTTCAGCCAGCCGATTATTAAATGATGAGATCATAGAAATGGATGGTCTTCTTAATGAGAGTGTATGGTCCGGTACACCAGCTGCCACCAATTTTATTCAAAATATGCCACTGGATGGTGTGCCTGCTTCTGAAAGAACTGAAGTCCGTATACTCTATACGGATAAATATTTATTCATTGGAGCGAGAGCCTATGATTCAGCCATGGATTCCGTAGCTGCCACTCTTTTCAGAAGAGACGGTACGGAATACAGCGACTGGATCTACGTAAATATCGATAGTTATAATGATGATCGCACGGCTTTTACTTTTGCGGTAAATCCCCGCGGAGTACAGAAGGATGTCATGTACTACGACGATGTTCAGGAAGATCTCCAATGGGATGCAGTATGGCAGTCGAAAACATCGATCAATGATTCCTGCTGGACAGCTGAACTTAAGATCCCTTTATCTCAGCTTCGTTTTACTTCCTCCAGAAAGGAACAGGAATGGGGGATCAATTTTCAGAGAAGGATCGCCAGAAAGGATGAGATCTCATTCTGGGCGGCAACACCCAGAGAAGATTACGGAATTGTTTCCTGGTTCGGTCAGGTAGATGGGATCTCTGAATTAAGTCGTCCGCTTAGACTTGAATTGCTTCCATATGCCTCAATGAGCCTGACCCGCGAACCGGATCTGACACCCTCAGGCGCAGAAACAGATCCGTACTTTAATGAAAATGATTACCTGCCCAAGATCGGTGGTGATATCAAATACGGTCTCACTTCAGATTTTACTTTGACCGGTACCGTAAACCCGGATTTTGGTCAGGTAGAGGCAGATCCGGCAGTAATAAACCTTACGAACTTTGAGATTCAATTTGATGAGAGGCGACCGTTTTTTCTGGAGGGGAGGGATATATTCAATTTCGGAGGAACGAATTCGGAGAATACTTTTCGAACTCATCAGAACTTCTACTCCCGCAGGATCGGAAAAACACCGTATGGATATCCTTCACTTGCCGGGATCAGCAGCTCGTATGAGGATAGTCCTACTCAGACTACTATAGCAGGAGCAGGGAAGGTATCCGGGAAGACTTCCGGTGGTTTTTCCCTGGGCATATTGAATGCTTACACGCTTCAGGAAAATGCACTTTATCAAACAACGGATGGTACGCAGGGAAAACTGATGATCGAACCGGCTACGAACTATTTTGTAGGCCGTTTTAAGCAGGATTTAAACGGAGGAGATTCACAGGTAGGCGGTTATCTGAGTTCAGTAAACAGGAACTTCAATGGATCTTATCTTGAAGATTACCTTCATCAGTCGGCCTACCAGTTAGGTATAGACGGCCAGCATAACTGGGATAACCGGAACTGGGGAATCAGCGGGTCATTTGGGGTAAGTTCAGTAAATGGAACAAGTGCGTCCTTGCTTCGCACACAGACTACCTCAGCCCGTTATTACAACCGGACAGATTCGGACGGATTTTCCGTTGACTCCAGCAAAACCAGCCTCAGTGGATATTCCGGGGAGATCAGCATTGGGAAATATTCCGGCTCAGGACTCCGGTATTCGCTGACATATTCAGAGGTATCTCCTGGTTATGAGATCAATGATATAGGATTTATGGAGCGATCAGATTACCGTTCCCCACATTATTACCTGGAGTACCTGGGCCTGAACGCAGATGCATTCCGCTTTTATCTGCTATGGGCAAATGGAGGTCACGGATGGAATTTTGACGGTGATCTCATCTACAATTATTATTCCGTTGGATCTTACGTGCAGTTTCATAACCTGTGGACCGCATATTTGGTCAGCGGCATTACCGGTACCTTTTACAATGATCGGATCACAAGGGGAGGACCGATCATGCGCAGGCCACGCGACTGGAGTGTCACCGCAGAAGTCAGCTCTAATACGGCTAAAGACCTGAGTGTGAGTGTGAATGGTTTTTACAGAAGAGACACTTCAGGAGAATTCAGATTTCAGAGTACAACTACACTGAGTTATCGTCCTACAGGATATATTCAGCTTTCTCTTTCGCCAACCCTGGGATATGAGCAGAGTACAGATCAGTACCAGCCTTACTATTATAATGATGTGACCGGCTATGAATTTTCGACCCGTCAGTCACCAATATTCTCAAATGCTGATATACGTTTTTTGTCAACAGAGATACGTTTGAACTGGACCTTTACTCCCACATTAAGTCTGCAGACCTTTGCCCGCCCGCTCCTTTACACGGCTGACTTTTCCAATTTCAAGCGTTTCACAGAACGGAAAACTTTTAATTTCGAGCCGGTGGAAAATCAGCCAGCCGGAGACCTGAACGACTTCAATTACAGCACGCTGCAGGGAAATGCAGTGCTCAGATGGGAATATCGGCCGGGATCAACACTATACCTGGTATGGCAACAGCAGAGAGAGTCTATCTTATTTGATCGCAGCTTTTTCGATCCCTTAAATGATGGGTTGGACCTCAGGGATATTAAACCGACAAATATATTTTTAGTAAAACTGAGTTACTGGTTCGGAAGCTGAGCATTTCTTCAGACCATCGGTAAAATAAATCACTTCATAATGAGTTGAGATATTGGTTATTTTACCAATCAATCAATTTTACATAGACCTAAGCATTAATGGACGTTCAAAATATTTCATCAAGTGAGATCGCATCGGTACAGGCTTCATTTATAAATAAAGTGTATGCCTGGATGTGTCTGGCACTGACAGTCACCGGCTTTGTTGCCCTAAGAGTATCCGCCTCAGAAACCATGGTAAACTTCCTGGCCAGCAGCCCTCTGATTATGTTCGGGATCTTCGGGGCAGAACTCTTTCTGGTGATACGGCTAAGTCGCTCTCTGGACAGCATTTCTGTGAATTCTGCGATCGGTATGTTTCTACTTTATTCGGCTCTGAATGGATTATTCTTCTCCTTTATCTTTTTGGTCTACACTGCTGCTTCTATTGCTTCAACCTTTTTTATCACTGCAGGGACTTTCGGAGTGATGAGTGCCTATGGTTATTTCACTAAAAAGGATCTAACCTCATGGGGCAACCTGCTTTTTATGGCTATGATCGGACTCATTATCGCCAGTGTGGTGAATATATTCTGGCACAGTGAAGGTCTGTATTGGATCGTGACCTATGCAGGGGTGCTGATCTTTGTAGGATTGACCGCTTATGATACTCAGAAGATCAAGGAAATGAGCCTGGAAATGGATATCAGCTCTGAGCAGGGGCAAAAAGGAGCCATTCTGGGAGCTCTGCGTCTCTATCTTGACT
This genomic window contains:
- the cysS gene encoding cysteine--tRNA ligase — its product is MADQDKLHVYNTLDRQKVLFEPLNPPHVGMYVCGPTVYGDAHLGHAKSYVSFDLILRYLRYLDYKVRYVQNITDVGHLVGDAEEGEDKLGKQARIEQLEPMEIAEKYTQSYFRDMDALNVLRPDIAPRATGHIPEQISMIEKLIENGHAYDADGNVYFDVSSDEDYGKLSGRKTEDAESGTRVDTASDKKNPEDFALWKKAEDGHLMQWDSPWSVGYPGWHIECSAMSTRYLGESFDIHGGGLENQFPHHECEIAQSEGAYNKPFVKYWLHNNMVTLEGQKMGKSLGNAINLREFFTGDHKLLSRSWSPQVIRFFLLQSHYRSTTDFSEEALSGAESGLNNLQSMVQTIMNAEAGNDTAYDVSSLKTRVEKSMNDDFNSAQAIATLFEELKALRKSINDGNIPSNISALKDFLKAFVDGVLGIWPEDKGDSDLTKELVEMLIDIRKEARDQKNFELSDKIRDELKDLGVQLMDGKDGTTFSLD
- a CDS encoding Bax inhibitor-1/YccA family protein, translating into MDVQNISSSEIASVQASFINKVYAWMCLALTVTGFVALRVSASETMVNFLASSPLIMFGIFGAELFLVIRLSRSLDSISVNSAIGMFLLYSALNGLFFSFIFLVYTAASIASTFFITAGTFGVMSAYGYFTKKDLTSWGNLLFMAMIGLIIASVVNIFWHSEGLYWIVTYAGVLIFVGLTAYDTQKIKEMSLEMDISSEQGQKGAILGALRLYLDFINMFIFLLRIFGDRR
- a CDS encoding Dabb family protein, which translates into the protein MIKHIVMWKLKDNAAGSDKAENAKRMKNKLEALQDKISELHKIEVGITMLEQDGESISDIVLTTEFKTQSDLKTYAVHPAHQEVVNFIKEVVSERRVVDYIL
- a CDS encoding Smr/MutS family protein; the protein is MTEDAEPYPIDGVLDLHLFRPSDIGDLIPEYISECINNNIYSIRIIHGKGKGVLRRTVHSLLERDERVDSYRLASDRSSWGATLAELKK
- the folE gene encoding GTP cyclohydrolase I FolE; its protein translation is MGEDHIASSDLTPLREDAFDLSNDEKIEIIQDHFAQIMHTLGLDLKDDSLKGTPYRVAKMYVEEIFSGLDPENRPIARKFNNNYDYQDMVIEKNIRVNSFCEHHFLPFIGKAHVAYISSGKVIGLSKINRIVDYYSQRPQVQERLTLQIADDLAEALETDDVAVFIDSKHLCVGLRGIRDMSSSTITTEFRGAFKKEDVQRKFIDFITKDTDLT
- a CDS encoding DUF5916 domain-containing protein, with translation MRYSSLFFGFILMVGSVSLKAQGVKQSFGEDAFRVSASRLLNDEIIEMDGLLNESVWSGTPAATNFIQNMPLDGVPASERTEVRILYTDKYLFIGARAYDSAMDSVAATLFRRDGTEYSDWIYVNIDSYNDDRTAFTFAVNPRGVQKDVMYYDDVQEDLQWDAVWQSKTSINDSCWTAELKIPLSQLRFTSSRKEQEWGINFQRRIARKDEISFWAATPREDYGIVSWFGQVDGISELSRPLRLELLPYASMSLTREPDLTPSGAETDPYFNENDYLPKIGGDIKYGLTSDFTLTGTVNPDFGQVEADPAVINLTNFEIQFDERRPFFLEGRDIFNFGGTNSENTFRTHQNFYSRRIGKTPYGYPSLAGISSSYEDSPTQTTIAGAGKVSGKTSGGFSLGILNAYTLQENALYQTTDGTQGKLMIEPATNYFVGRFKQDLNGGDSQVGGYLSSVNRNFNGSYLEDYLHQSAYQLGIDGQHNWDNRNWGISGSFGVSSVNGTSASLLRTQTTSARYYNRTDSDGFSVDSSKTSLSGYSGEISIGKYSGSGLRYSLTYSEVSPGYEINDIGFMERSDYRSPHYYLEYLGLNADAFRFYLLWANGGHGWNFDGDLIYNYYSVGSYVQFHNLWTAYLVSGITGTFYNDRITRGGPIMRRPRDWSVTAEVSSNTAKDLSVSVNGFYRRDTSGEFRFQSTTTLSYRPTGYIQLSLSPTLGYEQSTDQYQPYYYNDVTGYEFSTRQSPIFSNADIRFLSTEIRLNWTFTPTLSLQTFARPLLYTADFSNFKRFTERKTFNFEPVENQPAGDLNDFNYSTLQGNAVLRWEYRPGSTLYLVWQQQRESILFDRSFFDPLNDGLDLRDIKPTNIFLVKLSYWFGS